Proteins encoded together in one Eriocheir sinensis breed Jianghai 21 chromosome 41, ASM2467909v1, whole genome shotgun sequence window:
- the LOC127009749 gene encoding uncharacterized protein LOC127009749: MEPRQVTSELSGVDRLNVFPRLRNATEDERATPGPQYPPHPRPATPANTTPRNTHHTPAPQHPQCSRPATPTTFPPCNTHHTPALQPPPPPRNTHNAPALQHPPHSHPATPTTPPPCSNTHHIPALQHPPHPRPATPTTFPPCNTPPPPPPQHPPLSRPGSPTTPPPCNTLHIPALQHPPHPPPATPTTPPPCNTHYTPSPQHPPHTRPATPTSPPPCNPHHPPALQHPPHHRPATPTTPPPRNTHHTPAPQHPPHPRPATPTTPPPCNTHHTLPCNTHVTPALQHPPHPRPATPTTFPPCNTHHTPALQHPPHPRPATPTTPSTPPTYPPCNTHHTRPATPTTPRPATPTTPPPRYTHHTTAPATPTTFPPCNTHHTPALQHPPQSRPATPTTPPPCNTHHTPALQHPPHHRPATPTTFPPCNTHHTAALQHPPHYRPATPTTPMHHIPVLQQPQHPRHTLHLRPTTPVTTTTTTTTIPRGGGVGCMALEAVVSTGTRFLQTNINIREWWGSIFSRPDTTPRSRSCTFLASSLAHHLS; this comes from the exons GCAACACCCACCACACCCCCGCCCCGCAACACCCACAATGCTCCCGCCCTGCAACACCCACCACATTCCCGCCCTGTAACACCCACCACACCCCCGccctgcaacccccccccccgccccgcaACACCCACAATGCTCCCGCCCTGCAACACCCACCACATTCCCACCCTGCAACACCCACCACACCCCCGCCTTGCAGCAACACCCACCACATTCCCGCCCTGCAACACCCACCACACCCCCGCCCTGCAACACCCACCACATTCCCGCCCtgcaacacccccccccccccccccccgcaacaCCCACCACTGTCCCGCCCTGGATCACCCACCACACCCCCGCCCTGCAACACCCTCCACATTCCCGCCCTGCAACACCCACCACACCCCCCGCCCGCAACACCCACCACACCCCCGCCCTGCAACACCCACTACACCCCCTCCCCgcaacaccccccacacacccgcCCTGCAACCCCCACGTCACCCCCGCCCTGcaacccccaccacccccccgCCCTGcaacacccaccacaccaccgcccCGCAACACCCACCACACCCCCGCCCCGCAACACCCACCACACCCCCGCCCCGCAACACCCACCACACCCCCGCCCTGcaacacccaccacaccaccgcccTGCAACACCCACCACACCCTGCCCTGCAACACCCACGTCACCCCTGCCCTGCAACACCCACCACACCCCCGCCCTGCAACACCCACCACATTCCCGCCCTGCAACACCCACCACACCCCCGCCCTGCAACACCCACCACACCCCCGCCCAGCAACACCCACCACCCCCT CAACGCCCCCCACATACCCGCCCTGCAACACCCACCACACCCGCCCTGCAACACCCACCACACCCCGCCCTGCAACACCCACCACCCCCCCGCCCCGCTacacccaccacaccaccgcccCTGCAACACCCACCACATTCCCGCCCTGCAACACCCACCACACCCCTGCCCTGCAACACCCACCACAGTCCCGCCCTGCAACACCCACCACACCCCCGCCCTGCAACACCCACCACACCCCCGCCCTGcaacacccaccacaccaccgcccCGCAACGCCCACCACATTCCCGCCCTGCAACACCCACCACACTGCCGCCCTGCAACACCCACCACACTACCGCCCCGCAACACCCACCACACCCATGCACCATATTCCCGTCCTGCAACAACCACAACACCCCCGCCACACACTACACCTCCGCCCcacaacacctgtcaccaccaccaccaccaccaccaccatccccaggGGTGGGGGCGTCGGCTGTATG GCACTGGAGGCTGTTGTGTCCACAGGGACGAGATTTttacaaacaaatataaatatacgagaGTG GTGGGGTTCCATCTTCTCCCGCCCCGACACAACGCCTCGCAGCCGGTCCTGCACCTTTCTTGCCTCCAGCCTCGCGCACCACCTCTCCTGA